DNA from bacterium:
TGGGCATTCGGAGAGGTCGAAATCGTAGGAACTTCTGCCGGGTGTTATCTCGCTATGGGCTATTCTTTGGCCGAGGACATTGAATAACTCTATCTGCCCTACAACGCTTCGTGGTATCATTACATGTTAGAATTCCCATGTCGGGTTGGGCGATAAGAAGAACTGCTCTTGAGTTGGCGGAGTTTTTATTTCAGGTATAAAAGCATGATTCGGGTCGTATTCGTAGAATTCTAGAATTACAAAACTTGACGCTTGCACTAAATATATAAATTCCCCATTTACTTCTTGAAACTTTGGCGTTCCAGTAATATACCCTACCAGCGAGTCATCCGTCGGGTAGCCGGTGATGTCGTGAATCCACATACCGGAGTATAGGTAGCCGTTCTGGTAGTCGATAACATATTTGTCATACATCCACGAATGCACGCCCACCTCGCCCAAATGCACCGGAGCCGTCGGGTCGGAGATGCTGTAAACATCGGCAAGCGGGCCTTCATAGTAATTGGCCACGACAAACATCAGCGTGTCGACGATTACGGCGGGTGAAGAACAACTCCGGTCTTCTGAATAGCCATTGTAGAAACTGTAAGTAGTATCATATGTTGGATTATAATAATCAGCGATATTGATCAGCGATAGATGTGTGGATACCCCGTAAGGCGGTTCAGAAGAAGATATGTCCCTACACCTTATGGCATATAATAAAGTATCGTTTATGAAAGCGTAATGATAAGGCAAAGGGTAACCGTAAATAGTCGGATCGATATTTGTTGCGAATGTGTCTATATTGGTGGGATCGGATATGTTCACAAATGTTAACATCGGAGGGATCTGATAATCGTATGTTACTAATAGTGAATCTCGCATTGCCATCGGCGAACTCCATAACCTCACATAGTCCGAAGCGTAATTCCCAACCAGCGTGGGAGGGCTAGCGTTTATATTTATAGTGCATATATAACAATCTTCACCCGAGCAATCCCAGATTAAAAGCATAGAATCGAGTGTAATTCCGATGACTTCTCCCAGCAAGCTAT
Protein-coding regions in this window:
- a CDS encoding T9SS type A sorting domain-containing protein; this encodes MIPRSVVGQIELFNVLGQRIAHSEITPGRSSYDFDLSECPNGVYLVTVTMDGERATKKLLVIG